From Elaeis guineensis isolate ETL-2024a chromosome 16, EG11, whole genome shotgun sequence, a single genomic window includes:
- the LOC105059463 gene encoding cytokinin dehydrogenase 6 produces the protein MIGNDLTAPQAVFIRNLMSERKAQWSSILARELEDSKTISRIQVDDDAITNASTDFGGIIKGRPLAIYCPSSEDDIARLVRRCGMSSELITVTARGRGHSDRGQSVGDNGITIDMRSLARSGYRRRINVSSSGCPAPFADVGAEQMWSEVMHETLRHGLSPRTWLDYLDLTVGGSLSVGGISGQTFRHGPQVSNVYELDVITGNGELVTCSEHLNSDLFYAALGGLGQFGVITRARIALEPAPTKVKWVGLVYSDFEAFTKDEEYLISLDGNPGKKKGFNYLEGFLITSSTMSWRSPFFSKVDVEKIHTLLSMHEEVYVIEATIDYDDDNSSTIDQDLDSITEGLKHCLGFKFTKDLSYVQFLDRVREEEKKLREVNFWDVPHPWINMLVPKSRIYDFHEGVFRGIFQQHKPTGVILCYPLGKDKFDGRMSLMFPEEEVFYKIGLLLSTTPDDLDRVLKQIDEMLGFCDQNGIGMKQYMPHYEKMEDWMKHFGSKWEWFVEMKKKYDPKVILAPGQKIFTCPLAE, from the exons ATGATTGGAAATGATCTTACGGCACCACAGGCAGTATTTATTCGAAATCTGATGAG CGAGCGAAAGGCCCAATGGTCGAGCATACTAGCGAGAGAGCTTGAAGACTCCAAGACTATTTCCAGAATCCAAGTGGATGATGATGCCATCACCAATGCCTCCACGGACTTTGGAGGCATTATCAAAGGCCGCCCTTTGGCCATCTACTGCCCATCATCGGAGGATGACATTGCCCGGCTTGTTCGTCGCTGCGGCATGTCATCAGAACTAATCACTGTTACTGCCAGAGGCCGAGGCCACTCCGATAGAGGCCAGTCGGTTGGTGATAATGGTATAACTATAGACATGAGATCTTTAGCTCGGAGTGGCTACCGGAGGAGGATTAATGTATCGTCGAGTGGTTGTCCGGCTCCTTTTGCCGACGTGGGAGCCGAGCAGATGTGGTCGGAGGTGATGCATGAAACTTTGAGGCATGGCCTTTCGCCACGCACTTGGCTGGACTACCTTGACCTCACCGTCGGTGGCTCCCTCTCAGTCGGTGGGATCAGCGGGCAGACCTTCCGCCACGGGCCGCAGGTCAGTAATGTCTACGAGCTGGATGTCATCActg GTAATGGGGAGCTAGTGACTTGTTCCGAACACCTCAACTCCGATTTGTTTTATGCGGCTCTTGGAGGATTAGGCCAGTTTGGTGTCATCACCAGAGCTAGAATCGCCTTGGAACCGGCACCCACAAAG GTGAAGTGGGTTGGCTTGGTTTACTCGGATTTTGAGGCCTTCACCAAGGATGAGGAGTACCTCATATCCCTTGATGGAAATCCCGGGAAGAAGAAGGGCTTTAACTATTTGGAAGGATTCCTCATTACGAGTAGCACGATGAGCTGGCGATCTCCTTTCTTCTCCAAGGTGGACGTGGAGAAAATCCACACCCTTCTTTCCATGCACGAAGAGGTCTACGTAATCGAAGCAACAATTGACTATGATGATGACAACTCGTCCACGATTGACCAG GACCTGGATTCTATAACCGAAGGACTGAAGCATTGCCTCGGGTTCAAGTTCACCAAAGATCTCTCCTACGTGCAGTTCCTAGACAGGGTCCGTGAGGAGGAGAAAAAGCTCAGAGAAGTCAACTTTTGGGACGTCCCCCACCCGTGGATCAACATGCTGGTGCCCAAGTCTAGGATCTATGACTTCCATGAGGGCGTATTTAGGGGCATCTTTCAGCAGCATAAGCCCACGGGTGTCATCTTATGTTACCCTTTGGGCAAGGACAA GTTTGATGGGAGGATGTCTTTGATGTTCCCAGAAGAGGAGGTGTTCTATAAGATTGGGCTACTGCTGTCAACCACCCCTGATGATTTGGACCGTGTCCTGAAGCAGATTGATGAAATGTTAGGGTTTTGCGATCAAAATGGGATCGGCATGAAGCAGTACATGCCTCACTATGAGAAGATGGAGGATTGGATGAAGCATTTTGGTTCAAAATGGGAGTGGTTTGTCGAGATGAAGAAGAAATATGATCCCAAGGTGATACTAGCTCCGGGGCAGAAGATTTTTACTTGTCCTCTTGCTGAGTAA
- the LOC105059462 gene encoding uncharacterized protein — MASVGGIKGFYREKKKGGVTKPSPKPHSAADRASSSTLRSSDVQEQEKEAEERLRQFDMDMRYGPCLGLTRMERWDRAAAMGLNPPPEVEAILLKCSSTAALECLWEGRV; from the exons ATGGCGTCGGTCGGTGGAATCAAGGGCTTCTACCGCGAGAAGAAGAAAGGTGGAGTGACGAAGCCCTCCCCTAAGCCGCATTCCGCCGCCGATCGGGCCTCCTCTTCCACTCTCAGGTCCTCCGACGTCCAAG AGCAAGAGAAGGAGGCGGAGGAGAGGCTGAGGCAGTTCGACATGGACATGAGGTACGGGCCATGCCTTGGTCTCACCCGGATGGAGCGCTGGGACCGGGCGGCCGCCATGGGCCTCAACCCGCCGCCTGAAGTGGAGGCCATCCTCCTCAAGTGCTCCTCCACCGCGGCTCTCGAGTGCCTCTGGGAGGGCCGCGTCTAA